Genomic DNA from Chloroflexota bacterium:
GCCGCGAAGCTGGCGCCCGCTTCGATGCCGCGCGCGGTCACACGTTCCGCAAAAGCGTTGGTGGGCTGGCGCACGGCGCGCGAATCGGCCGGCAGCGCCTCGCCCGGCTTGTAGCGCCCGGCCAGCACGCCCTGCGCGATCGGCGCCCACGGGATCAGTGCCAAATTGTAGCGCAGCGCGAGCGGCACCAGTTCGTTCTCGATGCGCCGGTCGAGCAGATTGTACGGCGGCTGCTCGCTGACGTAACGCGCAAAGCCGTGCTTCTCGCTCGCCGCCAGCGCTTCCATGACCGCCCAGGCCGGGTGCGTGGAGCACCCGATGTAGCGTATTTTGCCCATGCGCACCAGGTCGGTCAGCGCGCCGAGCGTCTCCTCGATCGCCGTCTCAAAGCGCGGGCGGTGCGTCTGGTACAGGTCGATGGTGTCGGTCTGCAGGCGGCGCAGCGAATCGTCCACTGCGCGCATGATGTGCATGCGCGACAGACCCTCGTCGTTCAGACCGTCGCCCGTCTTGCCGTGCACCTTCGTCGCCAGGAAAATCTTGTGCCGGTGCGCCTTGATCGCCTTGCCGACGATGATCTCGCTCTGCCCGGCATTGTAGACATTGGCCGTGTCGATGAAGTTGATGCCCGCGTCGAGCGCGGCATGGATGATGCGGATCGAGTCGTCTTCGTTTGTCCCGCCGCCGAAGTTCATCGCGCCGAGACAGATTGGCGACACTTTGACGCCGGTGCGGCTAAACAAGCGATATTCCATGAACTCTCCTGTTATCCCGTCAAGACCCTTCGGGTTTTCGGAAACCCGAAGGGTCTCCCGACTTATGACCTGCTACTTCAGCCAGCCAAACTCCTTCAGAATATCCTGGCTGTACGCCACGCGCCCCGTCACCTGGGCCGGGTCGCACGTCGCCAGCAACAGCGTTGCCTGCGCCATGTACTCCACCGGCTCGCCGCGCGGATCGTCCATGCTGGTGACCAGATGATGATGAATCGTCCCCGGCGTCGGCACGACCTTGTTGGGCGCGAGCGAGTTCACGGCGATGTGGTTCGCAAAGAGCTCGTGCGCCAGTCCCTGCGTGAACCGCTCCAGCCCGGACTTGACGGTGCCATACGGAGTGCCGCCGCGCCCCGCTGTGCTGTACGGCCCAACGCCCGGCCCGCGCGACGCGCCCGACGAGATGTTCACGATGTAACCGCCGCCGCGCGCGATCATCTCCGGGATGACCATCTGCGCCAGCAGGAACGGCGCGGTGAGATCGACCGCCAGCATCGCTTTCCAGTGGCTCAGTTTGAAATCCTTGATCGGGATGTACCAGTTGACGGCCGCGTTGTTGACGAGGATATCCACCGGACCGTAGGCTTTGCGCGCCGCGTCGACGATCTGCTGGCAATCCTCCTCCCGCGACAGGTCGACCTTGACCGCCACCGCCTTGCCGCCCGCCTCAGTGATCTGCTTGACCGTGTGCTCCAGCGTGCCGGGCAGGAAGTGCTGCCCGTCGGACAGCGTTCGCGCGCCGCAGACAACGCTGGCGCCTTCCACCGCAAAGAGGCGCGCGATCGC
This window encodes:
- a CDS encoding aldo/keto reductase, whose product is MEYRLFSRTGVKVSPICLGAMNFGGGTNEDDSIRIIHAALDAGINFIDTANVYNAGQSEIIVGKAIKAHRHKIFLATKVHGKTGDGLNDEGLSRMHIMRAVDDSLRRLQTDTIDLYQTHRPRFETAIEETLGALTDLVRMGKIRYIGCSTHPAWAVMEALAASEKHGFARYVSEQPPYNLLDRRIENELVPLALRYNLALIPWAPIAQGVLAGRYKPGEALPADSRAVRQPTNAFAERVTARGIEAGASFAAYAQSVGKTPGQLALLWCKDQPGVTSPIYGPRTMEQLQDVLPVLGMKLSAEERAFCDTINPPGSAAVNFHNTAPWMKMKLQ
- a CDS encoding SDR family NAD(P)-dependent oxidoreductase: MAGKLAGKTAIVTGASRGIGEAIARLFAVEGASVVCGARTLSDGQHFLPGTLEHTVKQITEAGGKAVAVKVDLSREEDCQQIVDAARKAYGPVDILVNNAAVNWYIPIKDFKLSHWKAMLAVDLTAPFLLAQMVIPEMIARGGGYIVNISSGASRGPGVGPYSTAGRGGTPYGTVKSGLERFTQGLAHELFANHIAVNSLAPNKVVPTPGTIHHHLVTSMDDPRGEPVEYMAQATLLLATCDPAQVTGRVAYSQDILKEFGWLK